The genomic window AGGTAAATGGCATAGGCCCACCAGGTGCGGTACCAAGGGGGTAAAATCTTAATTATTACAATCTTTTCATTGTTGCTCCAGGCACCTTCGGTATCGGTACTTTTAATGTGCAGTTTATACTCACCTTCATTTAACCTGGAATAATAGGCTGTGCTTAATTTGTTTACATAATTCCAGTCTCTATCCCAACCTTCCAGGTAATAGGCGTAAGAAATCTGATCCTGAAAAGAGAATTCTATTGCCGCATAATCGATAGAAATTACGGCAGCACTAAATGGGATTTCTATGCGTGCTAAATTAACAACAGAGATATCGTTATAACCTGAATCCTGATCGAGGGGAATATTATTGATCCTAAAATCGGTCAGCACCATTTTTGGTATCCGTTTGTTTTTCTTAATGCTATCGGGCGAAAACAAGTTGAAGCCACCGATTCCACCAAACAAAAAGTTACCTTTTGCAAGTTTTAATGCAGCATTATAATTAAACTGATTGCTTTGTAAGCCATCGGTAGCATAATAGTTTTTAAAGCTATTATGTGTAACATCAAATTTTGATAAGCCATTATAAGTACTACACCATAAATTACCTTGGGCATCCTGAAGGATATTGAGCACCGAATTACTTGGCAATCCATCGCTCTGGATATACCGCTTTATTTTTTTTGTTTCCGGATCAAAAAGCAATAAACCTCCACCTTCGGTGCCGATCCATATTTGATGATTAAAATCTTCCTGAATGGCCCTGATGGCAAAATTGATCTTCGTATAGCTATGTTTTTTGTTTATTGGATCGATTTCGATCAGTTCGGTATAGTTTCCTGCCCAAAGTCTTCCTTTCGAATCCTGAAACAAGCTGTGGATATCCTTTAGATTATGGTCAAAAAGTTCAAATTTATCGGCAATTTTATTGTAACGATACAATGCACCACCTTTTGTGGTGCCTACCCAAATATTTTGTTGTTTGTCTTGATAAAGCTTCCAAATATTAATGTCATCAACGCCTTTAAAAGTATTATAACAATTATAGTGAACAAATTTTCCGGTTGTTTTATTAAAACGATCTATCCCGCCGCTAAAACTGGCCACCCAAACGTTGTGATCTGCATCGCTTAAAATACTGGTAACAAAATTACTAGTTAAAGAGTTTGGATCGCTGGTTTTGGCATAATTAGCAAAAGTATTTTGCTTTCTGTTCCAAACACTTAAACCACCCCCATCAGTCCCGATCCAAATGTTTTTGTTTTCATCTTCGCTAAAGGAGAGTACAAAATTGTTAATTAAGGAATTGCTTTTTAATGGATCATGTTTAATTGTGGTAAACTGCTCGTTTTCCGGATCGATGATGTTAACTCCCCCACGTAAGGTTGCAATCCACTTTCTAGATTCACGATCTTCGTAAACCTGGGCAACAGAATTACTGCTCAATAAGCCTTTTTCTTTTCCTGCAGATAGGTAATTTGTTTTTTGATTTTTTGTATTGTAAACAGCAATTCCTCCCCCGTCAGTCGAAATCCAGAGTTTTTGTTGCCGATCAAACAACAAACTCATAATATTCTCATTGCTTAACTGCTGGTTAAACCTGGTGAGGCTACTATTGGCTTTATCAAATTGAAAAAGTCCGTGCTCTGTTCCAACCCAGAGTGTTTGGTTATTGCCTTTTGTAATGCATGTTACTGACCGTATGGCAGCAGTTACTAAACGAAGCCTATGTTTATCATGATCATATCTGCAAAGCCCCACATCTTTTATAAAAAGCCATAATGTTTCTTCTTCATCAACATATAAAGCCTTTACAGTGAAATCGAAATTTTTGCCATATGGGATCCGTTCTGCTATGCTGCTATTCTTTTCAAGCACAAACAGGCCTTTTTCTTCAGTAGCTACATAAACCGCTAAAGCTTTACTTATTGCAATGGAATTAATAGCATAACTTACTTCATTTTTTCTTCCCTTGTCTAGATAAATCAATTGATGAAACTTGGAATCTGCATAATCATAGTAAGAAACGCCCTTTTGTGTCCCTACCCAAACCTTGTTTTTCGCATCCCCATTCAGTACCGTAATGTGGTTATTTACTAATGAATGTTCATCTCCCCAGCCATTTCTAAAAACCTTAAAATGATAGCCATCATAACGGTTTAATCCATCATAGGTACCCATCCACATAAATCCAAAATGATCTAGATACAAAGAGTTTACCACATTATTAGACAGGCCACTTTCTACACCCAAATATTTAAGGCGAATAGCTGTAGACTGGGCAAAACAAATACCTGCGCCCATCCATAAAAAAAATATGAAGCAAGCAGTTTTTTTCTGAATAAGGAACATAGAGAAACCGTACCGTGTATGCATGGCAGGAAACGAATATACATATTTTCCTAAAACTCAGCTATCGGCTATTGTTTAGGATTAAATAGTAAAATTTGTAAGATTTATCCTACATTAAAGATAAATCTACGTATCGTGATGTTGTTTCTCCTATATTTCGACAATTCAACCTACAATAAGTATTCATTTACAGACTGAAACCGTAGTACTTATTATTACACATAAACGTGAAATATACATTTTGAGACAAAAATTCTATCTAAGAAAAATATATTGATTTATTTTTGTTACTATGACACATATTGATGCATTGACTCCCATCCATAGACTAGAACAACTGAAAGTAGGGGATCTTATTTCTGACAAATGGGGGAGTTTTGGCGCAATTAAAACCATTGAAGTTTTAAGAGGCAGAACTTCTTTAATCTACTACTTCAGAATCAAATCAGGTAAACTGATCTTGGCTTTAAGATAAAAATTTACTAAAATCCTGTTCGCGACCGAGATAATCTTATAGTCTACCAACTATTCGATCAATTATTTAGATTCCTAAACTTAAATGTTCGCTATTTAACATCAGAGTGCCCAAGGTTCATGGTTGGATTCACTTCATCACGAATAAGCTGTTTTAATTCTTTAATTTCAGGAAAGCGTTGCATCTGCTTTCTATCGAAAATTAGTTTCTCGCTAACATGAACAGTAAAAACGCCTGATGTTTCGCTCGGAATTAAAGTTACCCCCTTTACCTCGTCTACAAAAGTGGTTAAAATTTCTTGTGCCATGTAAGCCGAACGTAGCATCCAGCCACATTTGGGGCAATAGGTTATATTAACAAGTGGTTTCTCCATTTTTATTTTTTTACAAGGGTACAAAAAATATGGAGGGATGGAAAATGGAGATGTTAAATGGCTGCTGAAACCAATAAAGACTCTGCAAATGTGTCTTCTCTTTTGTTCTTTTTTGTAAAGCACTCATTAATTTCGGATTAAGCAAAACACTGAACAAAATGAACTAAACAAGTTCGCTGCTTAAATGTTGTCAAAAGAGAAAAGGGTAGCCACATCCATGTTTACCCCTTTCCAATTACTCCCGTGTTAGAGGAACTATAATTACACCAATGATGCAATTTTTGTTTGCTTCATCTAGATAATCATACACCTCAAGTCTGAAAACAGATAGAAAATCACTCTTTTTATTTTAGTTTTCTTTTAACCTCTTGCTCAAATTACCTCTAAATTTGTCTTTAATGACCACTTAAATTGTACATACGAGCAGTTATTTTTATAAAAAAAAGCGCCATGGATCTTAAAAATACTTTAACTGCCAGTATTCAGATATATAAAACCCATTAGTCTGGTTTGGAAAATCTGGAATGAGCCTGAACATATTGCCAAGTGGAATGCTCCATCAGACGAATGGATCAACAAGAAAATTGAAAATAACCTGGTAGAAGGAGGCGGTTTTTTATACGTTATGGCTAAAAAAGACGGAACCGAAAATTTTAATTTTAGCGGAACTTACACTGAAATTATTAAGCATGAGCGAATTGCTTATACATTAGATGATAAGCGGAAAAGCCTGATCACCTTTACAGGAAATAACCCCGTTACGCTTACCGAAATCTTTGAACCGGTTGCAAACCTTGATTTGACTATGCAACAGGAATTCTGTCAATCGGGACTGGACCAGCTTAAAGCATATGCTGAGCAGCTTAATAAATAACTTCAGGTTCTAGTACAGAGCTGGTTTCATTGCGATTTAAATACTCCATTTACTTTGACGTAAGAACAGGTTTAGCTTTCCTGGGCTTTTTCCTTTTCTTCCACCAGATGATGAAACCAGTAATCGGCAAACTCGCTGCAACCAAAGCTGCTAAAAAAGAAAGAATTTTATTCGGAAGGCCTAAAAGTCTGCCCGTATGCAGATCGTAATTGGTGGCTTCTATTAAATCGGCTCCGTTAAAATCTTTATACAGTTTAGCTCTAGTCATTGTGCCCGTAGCTTCCTCATAAAAAAAGGTATTCTGGTTGCGTGTCCAGCGGTAGGGATAAATCATTCTTAACCGCAGTTCGCCTTTACCACGCAGCGAAAAACTAGTGGAAATAGCCCCTGGGTATTTAATTTTAGCTTCAGTATAAATTTTATTGTAACGTACAGGTACCGAATCGATATGCTCAGGTTTGGCTAAAACGATGGCTTTGCCTTGTGTTAATTTGCTCCCGGTAAAAAAGCTAGCCGCATTTTTCACCTCTTTAAAAGCAAAGTACAGACCGCTCAAAGCGGTAACCAATAGCA from Flavobacterium sp. W4I14 includes these protein-coding regions:
- a CDS encoding uncharacterized protein YndB with AHSA1/START domain (product_source=COG3832; cog=COG3832; superfamily=55961), whose product is MAKKDGTENFNFSGTYTEIIKHERIAYTLDDKRKSLITFTGNNPVTLTEIFEPVANLDLTMQQEFCQSGLDQLKAYAEQLNK
- a CDS encoding selenoprotein W-related protein (product_source=KO:K07401; cog=COG3526; ko=KO:K07401; pfam=PF10262; superfamily=52833; tigrfam=TIGR02174) is translated as MEKPLVNITYCPKCGWMLRSAYMAQEILTTFVDEVKGVTLIPSETSGVFTVHVSEKLIFDRKQMQRFPEIKELKQLIRDEVNPTMNLGHSDVK
- a CDS encoding ligand-binding sensor domain-containing protein/signal transduction histidine kinase/AraC-like DNA-binding protein (product_source=COG3292/COG0642/COG2207; cath_funfam=1.10.10.60,1.10.287.130,2.130.10.10,3.30.565.10,3.40.50.2300; cog=COG0642,COG2207,COG3292; pfam=PF00072,PF00512,PF02518,PF07494,PF07495,PF12833; smart=SM00342,SM00387,SM00388,SM00448; superfamily=46689,52172,55874,63829; transmembrane_helix_parts=Inside_1_19,TMhelix_20_37,Outside_38_778,TMhelix_779_796,Inside_797_1355), with protein sequence MHTRYGFSMFLIQKKTACFIFFLWMGAGICFAQSTAIRLKYLGVESGLSNNVVNSLYLDHFGFMWMGTYDGLNRYDGYHFKVFRNGWGDEHSLVNNHITVLNGDAKNKVWVGTQKGVSYYDYADSKFHQLIYLDKGRKNEVSYAINSIAISKALAVYVATEEKGLFVLEKNSSIAERIPYGKNFDFTVKALYVDEEETLWLFIKDVGLCRYDHDKHRLRLVTAAIRSVTCITKGNNQTLWVGTEHGLFQFDKANSSLTRFNQQLSNENIMSLLFDRQQKLWISTDGGGIAVYNTKNQKTNYLSAGKEKGLLSSNSVAQVYEDRESRKWIATLRGGVNIIDPENEQFTTIKHDPLKSNSLINNFVLSFSEDENKNIWIGTDGGGLSVWNRKQNTFANYAKTSDPNSLTSNFVTSILSDADHNVWVASFSGGIDRFNKTTGKFVHYNCYNTFKGVDDINIWKLYQDKQQNIWVGTTKGGALYRYNKIADKFELFDHNLKDIHSLFQDSKGRLWAGNYTELIEIDPINKKHSYTKINFAIRAIQEDFNHQIWIGTEGGGLLLFDPETKKIKRYIQSDGLPSNSVLNILQDAQGNLWCSTYNGLSKFDVTHNSFKNYYATDGLQSNQFNYNAALKLAKGNFLFGGIGGFNLFSPDSIKKNKRIPKMVLTDFRINNIPLDQDSGYNDISVVNLARIEIPFSAAVISIDYAAIEFSFQDQISYAYYLEGWDRDWNYVNKLSTAYYSRLNEGEYKLHIKSTDTEGAWSNNEKIVIIKILPPWYRTWWAYAIYLIIGSSLFYLFQTYRNRQRRLKHEVEITNLKMEREKDLNEKKLNFFTNISHELRTPLTLIVNPIKDIIHKKDPGQEKNDLNIVYRNSRRLLSLVDQLLLFRKTESENDALKIVRINLYKFTNEIFLCFNYLAKQNHIEYTFECEEEELDIYADKDKLEIVFFNLLSNALKFTPKGGFVKFCVKTLGMRVQIEVSDSGPGIPAHVGEKLFDKFYKVMSNESLKMGFGIGLYLAKNFVELHKGKISFRSNQGMGTIFLIDIPVGEPNLQQSGVFQNELTYVNELIAQEEEAENNDAESVGNLELLISDLHSILVIDDNPEIIDYIKHIFQDNFKIYKAENGTEGLKLCKEYLPDIVISDVNMDGLNGIELCKAIKEDSALSHIPVILLTGDPSPEVKLKGIEVGAYDFISKPFDKELFTAKINSIIKNRTNLQSYFYNEITLKSDAHKVSQEDKGFLQKCITIIEENLMEDSFNVKTLASDLGMSHSNLYKRIKATSGQSINGFIRFIRLRKAAELLINTNLNINEAAFRVGINDSKYFREQFQKLFKLTPSEFIKKHRKSFHKYYNINATT
- a CDS encoding hypothetical protein (product_source=Hypo-rule applied; superfamily=51294); the protein is MTHIDALTPIHRLEQLKVGDLISDKWGSFGAIKTIEVLRGRTSLIYYFRIKSGKLILALR